From Pseudomonas sp. FP2335, the proteins below share one genomic window:
- a CDS encoding creatininase family protein produces MLLHTSTWIEVGQFLERSRTVVIPIGSNEQHGPTGLLGTDWMCPEIIAHEAQKNADILIGPTFNIGMAQHHLGFPGTISLRPSTFIAAIGDWVRSLAGHGFDKILFLNGHGGNIATIEAAFSELYAEASFARRPAGFALKLVNWWDLEGVNDLAQKQFPVGHGSHATPSEIAVTQWAYPQSIKVAEYSPQIANTGPIREALDFRARFPDGRMGSDPALATVEKGGELVALAALGLVKTVNAFSNEAKP; encoded by the coding sequence ATGCTGCTACATACGTCCACCTGGATCGAAGTCGGGCAGTTCCTGGAACGCAGCCGCACGGTGGTGATCCCCATCGGCTCCAACGAACAGCACGGCCCCACCGGCCTGCTGGGCACCGATTGGATGTGCCCGGAAATCATCGCCCATGAGGCGCAGAAAAATGCCGACATCCTGATCGGCCCGACTTTCAATATCGGCATGGCCCAGCATCACCTGGGCTTTCCCGGCACCATCTCGCTGCGCCCTTCCACCTTTATTGCTGCGATTGGCGATTGGGTGCGCTCGCTGGCCGGGCATGGTTTCGACAAGATCCTGTTCCTGAACGGCCACGGCGGCAACATCGCCACGATTGAGGCGGCGTTTTCCGAGCTGTATGCCGAAGCGAGCTTCGCCCGCCGTCCGGCCGGGTTTGCGCTGAAGCTGGTCAACTGGTGGGACCTGGAAGGCGTCAACGACCTGGCCCAGAAGCAGTTTCCGGTCGGCCATGGCAGCCATGCCACGCCATCGGAGATTGCAGTGACGCAGTGGGCGTACCCGCAGTCGATCAAGGTCGCCGAGTACTCGCCGCAGATTGCCAACACCGGGCCGATCCGCGAAGCGCTGGACTTCCGCGCACGTTTCCCCGACGGACGCATGGGCTCGGACCCGGCGCTGGCGACAGTGGAGAAAGGTGGGGAGTTGGTGGCGTTGGCGGCGCTAGGTTTGGTCAAGACGGTCAACGCGTTCAGCAACGAAGCCAAGCCCTAG
- a CDS encoding DHCW motif cupin fold protein: MNLTAVPFGTTDWSTLDPVTYPGETGSAVWRTCHFGTTRVRMVDYTPGYLADHWCRRGHVLLCLEGELHTELEDGRRFTLTAGMSYQVGNNMEAHRSFTASGAKLFIVD, encoded by the coding sequence ATGAACCTCACCGCCGTACCCTTTGGCACCACCGACTGGTCAACCCTCGACCCCGTCACCTACCCAGGCGAAACCGGCAGCGCCGTATGGCGCACCTGCCACTTCGGCACGACCCGCGTGCGCATGGTGGACTACACCCCCGGCTATCTGGCGGATCATTGGTGCAGGCGTGGCCATGTACTGTTGTGCCTGGAAGGCGAGTTGCACACGGAGTTGGAGGACGGCCGTCGATTCACACTGACGGCCGGGATGAGTTACCAGGTTGGCAACAACATGGAGGCGCACCGCTCTTTCACCGCCAGCGGCGCGAAGCTGTTTATTGTGGACTAG
- a CDS encoding GNAT family N-acetyltransferase has protein sequence MTQPLIEIGDQIDLQAQQIIGDGLAAFNKHATGYHDRRPLTVLIKDPHTGQTLGGITGRSAFGMAFLDLFHLPEPLRGSGLGSRLLQAFEDEARRRGCRSAVLYTISFQAPGFYEKRGWMRFGEIPCEPQGSSRVFLSKAL, from the coding sequence ATGACCCAACCCCTGATCGAAATCGGCGACCAGATTGATCTCCAGGCACAACAGATCATCGGCGATGGCCTTGCCGCCTTCAACAAACACGCCACTGGCTATCACGACCGACGGCCGCTGACGGTGCTGATCAAAGACCCACACACCGGGCAAACCCTCGGTGGCATCACTGGTCGCAGCGCGTTTGGCATGGCTTTTCTCGACCTGTTCCACCTGCCCGAGCCCCTGCGCGGTTCGGGCCTGGGCAGCCGATTGTTGCAGGCTTTTGAAGATGAAGCGCGGCGCCGCGGTTGTCGCAGTGCCGTGCTGTACACCATCAGCTTCCAGGCGCCGGGGTTTTATGAGAAGCGCGGCTGGATGCGCTTTGGTGAAATCCCGTGCGAGCCCCAGGGCAGCAGCCGGGTGTTTCTGAGCAAGGCGTTGTAG
- a CDS encoding murein L,D-transpeptidase: MFKKHACYLSICLLVAPLVATADELAAEPVPIVSPSPIQQALAALPGVCPSLAPQIDAAALVRLQAFYQQQGDVPLWSAEQRQALHTQLLLLADDGLDPTHYSQPTPDATANVLCSDIDGSRHYLQALQDLHYGRLQQSRYEPLWHAQPPTRDPNTEVLAFAATGLRDMAQAFDQARPSADLYRSLRNAYSSVRQQPLPHWDAVASGPLLRPGMDDPRVPELARRLVSGGYLATAPAGKLYRDELVKAVKAFQLSHSLQADGVIGAGTVAELNISPAIRREQLRINLERFRWLAQDLEPEGVLVNVAAAQLSVYQSGIPVWQTRLQVGRAERQTPLLKSRITRLTLNPTWTIPPTIMREDKLPAIRLNPEYLRQQNLQVLDPEGRPLAPEQIDWARPGNILLRQEAGPRNPLGKIVMRFPNPYSVYLHDTPSQPLFSKGPRAFSSGCVRVEQPLMLRDLLVSPAERARTDELLATGVTHEFRLATPVPVLLGYWTVEVDRQGGLVYAPDIYARDLVLMKAMGTTL; this comes from the coding sequence TTGTTCAAAAAACACGCATGTTACTTGAGCATTTGCTTGCTCGTTGCACCACTGGTCGCGACAGCCGATGAGCTGGCGGCCGAACCTGTGCCAATTGTTTCACCCAGCCCGATTCAACAAGCCCTGGCGGCACTGCCCGGTGTTTGCCCCAGCCTCGCGCCGCAGATTGACGCCGCCGCGCTGGTGCGCCTGCAAGCGTTCTACCAGCAGCAAGGCGACGTACCGTTGTGGTCCGCCGAACAACGCCAAGCGCTGCACACCCAACTGTTGCTGCTCGCCGACGACGGCCTGGACCCCACCCACTATAGCCAACCCACGCCGGATGCCACGGCCAATGTGCTGTGCAGCGACATCGATGGCAGCCGCCATTACCTGCAAGCCTTGCAGGATTTGCACTACGGCCGCCTGCAACAATCGCGCTACGAACCGCTATGGCATGCCCAGCCGCCAACCCGCGACCCGAACACCGAAGTGCTGGCCTTTGCCGCCACCGGCCTGCGCGACATGGCCCAAGCCTTCGATCAGGCGCGGCCCAGCGCCGATTTGTACCGCAGCCTGCGCAACGCCTATTCCAGTGTGCGTCAGCAACCATTGCCGCACTGGGACGCGGTCGCCAGCGGTCCTTTATTGCGTCCCGGCATGGACGACCCCCGCGTGCCGGAACTGGCGCGGCGCCTGGTCAGTGGCGGCTACCTGGCCACCGCGCCCGCCGGCAAGCTGTACCGCGACGAACTGGTCAAGGCAGTCAAGGCCTTCCAGCTCAGCCACTCCCTGCAGGCTGACGGTGTGATCGGGGCCGGCACCGTGGCCGAGCTGAACATCAGCCCGGCAATTCGCCGCGAACAGCTGCGCATCAACCTCGAACGCTTCCGCTGGCTGGCCCAGGACCTGGAACCCGAGGGCGTGCTGGTCAACGTCGCCGCCGCGCAACTGAGCGTGTACCAAAGTGGCATCCCGGTGTGGCAAACCCGCCTGCAAGTCGGCCGCGCCGAGCGCCAGACGCCGTTGCTCAAGTCGCGCATCACCCGGCTGACCCTCAACCCCACGTGGACCATCCCGCCGACCATCATGCGCGAGGACAAACTCCCGGCCATCCGCCTCAACCCCGAGTACCTGCGCCAGCAAAACCTGCAAGTGCTCGACCCCGAAGGTCGTCCGCTGGCACCCGAACAGATCGACTGGGCGCGCCCCGGCAACATCCTGCTGCGCCAGGAAGCCGGCCCGCGCAACCCGCTGGGCAAGATCGTGATGCGCTTTCCCAACCCGTATTCGGTGTACCTGCACGACACGCCGAGCCAGCCGCTGTTCAGCAAGGGCCCACGGGCGTTCAGCTCGGGGTGTGTGCGCGTCGAACAGCCGCTGATGCTGCGTGACCTGCTGGTAAGCCCGGCCGAACGTGCGCGCACCGATGAACTGCTGGCCACTGGGGTGACCCACGAATTCCGCCTGGCCACGCCGGTGCCGGTGCTGTTGGGGTACTGGACGGTGGAAGTCGACCGCCAGGGTGGCTTGGTCTACGCGCCGGATATTTATGCGCGGGATCTGGTGCTGATGAAGGCCATGGGCACCACGCTCTGA
- a CDS encoding PAS domain-containing sensor histidine kinase produces the protein MPTKLFDNAACALAATAEDGTLLHTNARFSEWLGFSAVELCGRRFQDLLTMGGRIFHQTHLAPMLRLRGSVTEVKLDMLHRDGHKVTVLLNGTRREQADGAVYDLALFGTTDRDKYERELLNARKLAEALLQEKTTTELALKQAQAELGEAYAIAQRRALFAEQMVAIVSHDLKNPLTAIRMASDFLSRGERSAKERQLLGHISQSSERAQRMIADLLDFTQARVGHGISIKAAPLDLHAVTRQAVDELRVAFPKAILAHHTIGSGDASLDADRVQQIIGNLVANSVAYGDLQQPISITSRLGAGQCEVAVHNHGAVIPATLLAGLFEPMTRGTDQGSDVRSVGLGLYIVRELARVHGGDVAVSSTEGGGTTFSVRFVGDGGGPVNVAGD, from the coding sequence ATGCCGACTAAGCTGTTCGACAACGCCGCCTGTGCCCTGGCCGCAACGGCGGAGGACGGCACGCTCCTGCACACCAACGCACGGTTCAGCGAATGGCTCGGGTTCAGCGCCGTGGAGTTGTGCGGGCGGCGTTTCCAGGACCTGCTGACCATGGGCGGGCGGATCTTCCACCAGACCCACCTGGCGCCAATGCTGCGCCTGCGTGGCAGTGTCACCGAAGTGAAGCTGGACATGCTGCACCGCGACGGGCACAAGGTCACCGTGCTGCTCAATGGCACCCGGCGTGAACAAGCCGACGGCGCGGTGTACGACCTGGCGTTGTTCGGCACCACCGACCGCGACAAGTACGAGCGCGAACTGCTCAACGCACGCAAGCTGGCCGAAGCACTGTTGCAGGAAAAAACCACGACGGAACTTGCCCTCAAGCAAGCCCAGGCCGAACTCGGCGAGGCATACGCCATCGCCCAGCGGCGCGCGCTGTTTGCCGAGCAGATGGTGGCGATCGTCAGCCATGACCTGAAAAACCCGCTCACGGCGATCCGCATGGCTTCGGATTTCCTCAGCCGTGGCGAACGCAGCGCCAAGGAGCGCCAGTTGCTGGGGCACATCAGCCAGTCCTCCGAACGCGCCCAGCGCATGATCGCCGACCTGCTGGACTTCACCCAGGCCCGGGTCGGCCACGGCATCAGCATCAAGGCCGCACCGCTGGACCTGCACGCAGTGACCCGCCAGGCGGTGGATGAACTGCGCGTGGCATTCCCCAAGGCGATCCTCGCGCATCACACCATTGGCAGCGGCGATGCCAGCCTCGACGCCGACCGCGTGCAACAGATCATCGGCAATCTGGTGGCCAACAGCGTGGCCTATGGCGACCTGCAACAACCGATCAGCATCACCTCGCGGCTGGGGGCTGGGCAGTGTGAAGTGGCGGTACACAACCACGGCGCCGTGATCCCCGCAACCCTGCTGGCCGGGCTGTTCGAGCCCATGACCCGCGGCACCGACCAGGGCAGCGATGTGCGCAGCGTCGGCCTGGGCCTGTACATCGTGCGGGAATTGGCCAGGGTCCATGGTGGGGATGTGGCGGTGAGCTCTACTGAGGGCGGCGGCACCACGTTCAGTGTGCGCTTTGTGGGAGATGGGGGTGGACCCGTCAATGTTGCCGGTGACTGA
- the dapF gene encoding diaminopimelate epimerase, whose amino-acid sequence MPLQFVKMHAHGDDFIIVDRRGRDDPITAQVARRLGNRHTGIGFNQLAVVLDCDDAAARIKFWNPNGTPLQACGSATRGVADRLMLEAGSDSIVLRTDRGLLTCVRQAGRQVSVNMGEPSLEWAAVPLAEALDTLRLPLEGEPAACSMGNPHCTFFVADLAAVDVAAVGAALEIHPLFPAKTNVHFVQVLDRGHIRLRIWERGGGVPLGSGSCCCGAVVNGIRRGLLDATVQVQCDGGTVTVQWAGEGGVVLTGSVEPVMQGTVFSIG is encoded by the coding sequence ATGCCCTTGCAGTTCGTAAAAATGCACGCCCACGGCGATGACTTCATCATCGTTGACCGCCGTGGGCGCGACGACCCGATCACCGCGCAAGTCGCACGCCGCCTGGGCAACCGCCATACCGGTATCGGTTTCAACCAGCTCGCCGTGGTGCTCGACTGCGATGATGCAGCGGCGCGGATCAAGTTCTGGAACCCCAACGGCACGCCGCTGCAGGCCTGCGGCAGCGCGACCCGTGGCGTGGCAGATCGCTTGATGCTGGAGGCGGGCAGCGATTCCATCGTGTTGCGCACCGACCGCGGTTTGCTGACGTGTGTGCGGCAGGCGGGGCGGCAAGTCTCGGTGAACATGGGCGAGCCATCGCTGGAGTGGGCCGCCGTGCCCTTGGCCGAGGCCCTGGATACGCTGAGGTTGCCCCTTGAGGGCGAGCCGGCGGCCTGCAGCATGGGCAACCCGCATTGCACGTTTTTTGTGGCGGATCTTGCCGCCGTCGATGTGGCCGCCGTAGGTGCTGCGTTGGAAATTCACCCGCTGTTTCCGGCCAAGACCAATGTGCATTTTGTGCAAGTGCTCGACCGTGGGCACATCCGCCTGCGCATCTGGGAGCGCGGCGGCGGTGTGCCATTGGGCTCCGGTTCGTGCTGTTGCGGGGCGGTGGTCAATGGCATCCGTCGTGGCTTGCTGGATGCCACGGTGCAGGTGCAGTGCGACGGCGGCACGGTGACCGTGCAGTGGGCGGGCGAGGGCGGTGTGGTGTTGACGGGGAGTGTGGAGCCGGTGATGCAGGGGACGGTGTTCAGTATTGGCTGA
- a CDS encoding ATPase, which yields MRTIIQLGLMLVMLGSVAMNNAAIADDLNSSHLLPIDASVDSLQHAQSVGVLLSDNTRDNLSYLERYHDMALNGARDALDERIRQAFVNSSDPELAIDWLINSLQGTFLSVTVYDNLDALVQAHPDVVVMLDTHNQLLTPRNDQVEARFIARFYNANLQYIAKAEGAVRRQVPSVWVHDKAAPEIAAQIEQQRDVQQAALQRFDASLKALVQAG from the coding sequence ATGAGGACGATAATTCAGCTGGGTTTGATGCTGGTGATGCTGGGCTCGGTGGCCATGAACAACGCGGCCATCGCCGATGATTTGAATAGTAGCCATTTGCTACCTATCGACGCTAGCGTAGACTCCCTGCAACATGCGCAGTCGGTAGGGGTGTTGTTAAGCGACAATACCCGCGACAACCTCAGTTACCTTGAACGCTACCATGACATGGCCTTGAACGGCGCCAGGGATGCCCTCGACGAGCGTATCCGCCAGGCGTTCGTCAACAGTTCCGACCCGGAACTGGCTATCGACTGGTTGATAAACTCGCTGCAAGGCACCTTTTTGTCGGTCACCGTCTACGACAACCTGGATGCCCTGGTGCAGGCACACCCCGATGTGGTGGTGATGCTCGATACCCACAATCAACTGCTGACTCCGCGGAACGATCAGGTCGAGGCACGTTTTATCGCACGGTTCTACAACGCGAACCTGCAATACATCGCCAAGGCCGAAGGTGCTGTGCGTCGGCAAGTACCGTCGGTGTGGGTGCATGACAAGGCGGCGCCGGAAATTGCCGCGCAGATCGAACAGCAGCGGGATGTCCAGCAAGCGGCCTTGCAACGGTTTGATGCATCGCTCAAGGCGTTGGTCCAAGCCGGTTGA
- a CDS encoding alpha/beta fold hydrolase, translated as MNLRLRNNVSVMGNGRSTLVFSHGFGCNQAMWHYLAPPFTEHFRVVMYDLVGAGLSDLSAFDKHKYSTLDGYARDLNELIDAFAVGPVILVSHSVSAMIATLADRRAPGRIAAHVMIGPSPRYIDADGYVGGFKRSDIDDLLDTLDSNYLGWSSAMAPVIMGAPEQPALSEALRDSFCRTEPEIAKQFARVTFMSDNRKDIAGLATPVLILQSSDDLIAPVAVGEYLHGVLPNSTYCLVDNVGHCPHMSAPQACAAAMKSFLAPWTVAHAD; from the coding sequence ATGAACCTTCGCCTCCGCAACAACGTCAGTGTGATGGGCAACGGCCGCTCGACCCTGGTGTTCTCCCACGGTTTTGGCTGCAACCAGGCCATGTGGCACTACTTGGCGCCGCCATTCACCGAACACTTTCGCGTGGTGATGTATGACCTGGTCGGCGCCGGCCTGTCGGACCTCAGCGCGTTCGACAAGCACAAATACAGCACGCTGGACGGCTATGCCCGCGACTTGAACGAGCTGATCGACGCCTTTGCCGTCGGCCCGGTGATTCTGGTGAGCCACTCGGTCAGCGCGATGATTGCCACCCTCGCCGACCGCCGGGCCCCCGGACGCATCGCCGCCCACGTGATGATTGGCCCGTCGCCGCGCTACATCGATGCCGATGGCTATGTCGGTGGTTTCAAGCGCAGCGACATCGATGACCTGCTCGACACCCTCGACAGCAACTACCTCGGCTGGTCCAGCGCCATGGCCCCAGTGATCATGGGCGCGCCTGAACAGCCCGCGTTGAGCGAGGCCCTGCGCGACAGTTTCTGCCGCACCGAACCGGAGATCGCCAAGCAATTTGCGCGGGTGACGTTTATGTCCGACAACCGCAAGGACATCGCCGGCCTGGCTACCCCGGTGTTGATCCTGCAATCGAGCGACGACCTGATCGCCCCCGTGGCCGTCGGCGAATACCTGCACGGCGTGTTGCCCAACAGCACCTATTGCCTGGTGGACAACGTCGGCCATTGCCCACACATGAGCGCGCCGCAGGCGTGTGCGGCAGCGATGAAGAGTTTCCTCGCACCCTGGACCGTCGCCCATGCCGACTAA
- a CDS encoding murein L,D-transpeptidase catalytic domain family protein: MLTFLCRLGLITMSLAALGNYALAANGNPPSLYSSLARSAPELNPTVLKSALSAMQCAVNNGEERSERLAVIDYSQPSTARRLWIFDLRKKTLVLRDLVAHGAKSGENFATQFSNREGSHQSSLGLFRTQESYLGTHGYSLRMDGLEPGFNDQARDRALVIHAADYVSPLWSKREGRIGRSQGCPAVRPQVARQVVDKLKDGQFMFSWYPDQHWLKSSTYLNCKPQQVASSRTIRGG, translated from the coding sequence ATGCTAACTTTTTTGTGCCGCCTGGGTTTGATCACCATGAGCCTGGCCGCGTTGGGCAATTATGCACTCGCCGCCAATGGCAACCCTCCTTCCTTGTATAGCAGCCTGGCGCGCTCGGCTCCAGAACTCAATCCCACTGTACTGAAAAGCGCCCTGAGCGCGATGCAATGTGCGGTCAACAATGGCGAGGAACGCTCCGAGCGCCTGGCCGTGATCGACTACTCCCAGCCCTCGACCGCACGTCGGCTATGGATCTTCGACCTGCGCAAAAAGACCCTGGTGCTGCGCGACCTGGTGGCCCATGGCGCCAAGTCCGGGGAAAACTTCGCCACGCAGTTCTCCAATCGCGAGGGCAGCCATCAATCCAGCCTGGGCCTGTTCCGCACCCAGGAAAGTTATCTGGGCACCCACGGCTACTCGTTGCGCATGGATGGCCTGGAACCGGGCTTCAATGATCAGGCCCGCGACCGTGCGCTGGTGATCCATGCGGCCGATTACGTCAGCCCCCTGTGGAGCAAGCGCGAAGGCCGTATCGGCCGCAGCCAGGGCTGTCCCGCCGTGCGCCCGCAGGTGGCACGCCAGGTGGTAGACAAACTCAAGGATGGGCAGTTCATGTTTTCCTGGTATCCGGACCAGCACTGGCTGAAGTCGTCGACCTACCTCAACTGCAAACCCCAACAGGTGGCGAGTAGTCGTACAATCCGTGGCGGATAG
- the yfcF gene encoding glutathione transferase: MNSPSLRLYVDAQFTSPYAMSVFVALREKGLAFDTQTLDLDSAQQQAADFTQLSLTQRVPTLVDGDFALSESSAITEYLDEAYPATVVYPVDPKQRARARQVQAWLRSDLLPIRQERSTLVVFYGQKMPPLSPAAQAAAQKLISAAQALLAGNPDFLFGTWSIADVDLAVMLNRLILNGDSVPAELVAYAQRQWQRPSVQAWVNLQRPAL, encoded by the coding sequence ATGAACTCACCCTCGTTGCGCCTGTACGTTGATGCCCAGTTCACCAGCCCCTACGCGATGTCGGTATTTGTCGCGCTGCGCGAGAAGGGCTTGGCGTTTGATACGCAGACCCTGGACTTGGACTCGGCGCAACAGCAGGCTGCGGATTTCACCCAATTGTCCCTGACTCAACGCGTGCCAACCCTGGTGGACGGTGACTTTGCCCTGTCGGAATCCTCGGCAATCACCGAGTATCTGGACGAGGCGTACCCCGCGACGGTGGTGTACCCCGTCGACCCCAAGCAGCGGGCGAGGGCGCGGCAGGTCCAGGCGTGGTTGCGCAGCGATTTGCTGCCCATCCGCCAGGAACGTTCGACGCTGGTGGTGTTCTACGGGCAAAAGATGCCGCCCTTGTCGCCTGCGGCCCAGGCTGCCGCGCAGAAGTTGATCAGTGCGGCACAGGCGCTGTTGGCGGGTAACCCGGACTTTCTGTTTGGCACGTGGTCGATTGCCGATGTGGACCTGGCCGTGATGCTCAATCGCCTGATTCTCAATGGCGACAGCGTGCCCGCCGAGTTGGTCGCCTATGCGCAACGCCAATGGCAGCGGCCGTCGGTACAAGCCTGGGTCAACCTGCAGCGGCCTGCGCTCTAG
- a CDS encoding YgcG family protein has translation MMRCVRQAVLGLWVLVLASVFVTAQADTSPIGVALDQRVIDLTNTLDAGTTARLKAQLAALEQRKGAQVAVLLVPTTGDASIEDYANQLFRAWKLGRKDINDGILLLVAKDDRKVRIEVGYGLEGVVTDLLSHRIIEEHITPAFRQGDFAGGVAQGVDDLVLLVDGGDLPAVAGLAVGPGAIAVLLAFVLGGGGGVLLAAGKLRWRKALVAAVTITLLLAVLAGGREWAVYLLILPLTLLIGGATFGALWQARTVFYCVLGLLGYIAILLAANQYTDVNFLHWLAFPLLGLLVLGLYLILFVIMKDAWTRSRAGFVARLLAAVAVYVAAGLLMELGRNDWLFAFPIASFAALFIFGKTGGGSGSSGGSSSGSSRSSSSSSSSSSGGGGSSGGGGASGSW, from the coding sequence ATGATGCGGTGCGTGCGGCAAGCGGTCTTGGGTCTGTGGGTGCTGGTGTTGGCCAGTGTGTTTGTCACCGCCCAGGCTGACACTTCACCGATTGGGGTTGCCCTCGATCAGCGGGTCATCGACCTCACCAACACCCTGGATGCTGGCACCACCGCCCGTCTGAAGGCTCAACTCGCTGCCCTGGAGCAACGCAAAGGCGCGCAGGTGGCGGTGTTGCTGGTGCCCACCACCGGCGATGCGAGCATCGAGGACTACGCCAACCAACTGTTCCGCGCCTGGAAGCTGGGGCGCAAGGACATCAATGACGGCATCCTGCTGCTGGTGGCCAAGGATGATCGCAAGGTGCGCATCGAAGTGGGCTACGGCCTTGAAGGCGTCGTCACCGACTTGCTGAGCCATCGCATCATCGAAGAACACATCACCCCGGCGTTTCGCCAGGGCGATTTCGCGGGAGGTGTCGCCCAAGGCGTAGACGATCTGGTGCTGTTGGTGGATGGCGGTGACTTGCCGGCGGTGGCGGGGCTCGCGGTAGGGCCAGGGGCGATCGCGGTGTTGCTGGCATTTGTGCTCGGTGGCGGCGGCGGTGTACTGCTGGCAGCCGGCAAGCTGCGCTGGCGCAAGGCATTGGTGGCCGCAGTGACGATCACGCTGCTGCTTGCGGTGCTGGCTGGCGGCCGGGAGTGGGCGGTGTACCTGCTGATACTGCCGCTGACTTTGCTGATTGGCGGCGCCACGTTCGGCGCGTTGTGGCAGGCACGCACGGTGTTTTATTGCGTGCTGGGCCTGTTGGGCTACATCGCGATCCTGCTCGCGGCGAACCAATACACCGATGTGAACTTCCTGCACTGGCTGGCATTCCCGCTGCTGGGTCTGCTGGTGCTGGGCTTGTACCTGATCCTGTTCGTCATCATGAAAGACGCCTGGACGCGCAGCCGGGCAGGCTTCGTCGCACGGTTGCTGGCGGCCGTGGCGGTGTACGTGGCGGCGGGGTTGCTGATGGAGTTGGGGCGCAACGACTGGCTGTTTGCTTTCCCGATTGCCTCGTTTGCGGCGCTGTTTATCTTTGGCAAGACCGGTGGCGGCTCGGGGTCCAGCGGTGGCTCAAGCTCGGGCTCCAGTCGTTCAAGCTCCAGCTCCAGCAGCAGTTCGTCGGGTGGCGGTGGTTCGAGCGGTGGTGGGGGCGCTTCGGGGAGTTGGTGA
- a CDS encoding GNAT family N-acetyltransferase encodes MLQIKPATPEDAQAAFDIRLLAIRSQCIGAYTREQMMSWTRGSAADGYNALMDKAFYLGWVQGEPVVTGMLDLENNEVGALFVLPEFTGRGYAKAMLDHLENLARQLAIDTLVLDATLNAASFYRARGYVGDEQAVYHSPSGLALACIPMTKRLVC; translated from the coding sequence ATGCTGCAAATAAAACCCGCAACCCCGGAAGACGCCCAAGCGGCGTTCGACATTCGCCTGTTGGCCATTCGTAGCCAGTGCATCGGTGCGTATACGCGCGAGCAGATGATGTCCTGGACCCGTGGCAGCGCCGCTGACGGCTACAACGCGCTGATGGACAAAGCGTTTTACCTGGGGTGGGTGCAGGGCGAACCGGTCGTCACCGGGATGCTTGACCTGGAAAACAACGAAGTGGGAGCGCTATTTGTCCTGCCTGAATTCACCGGGCGTGGGTATGCCAAGGCCATGCTCGATCACCTGGAAAACCTGGCTCGGCAACTGGCGATTGACACGCTGGTGCTGGATGCGACGTTGAATGCCGCGAGCTTCTACCGGGCGCGCGGATACGTGGGGGATGAGCAGGCGGTTTACCATTCGCCGTCGGGGTTGGCGTTGGCGTGTATACCGATGACCAAGCGACTGGTGTGTTGA
- a CDS encoding GNAT family N-acetyltransferase, which produces MPALTLRNALPADAARCFEIEIGAYEGDEAATLEKIATRIALYPQGFLILEAAGEVVGFINSGCADEVVMSDEAFKELVGHSAEAPNVVIMSVVVDPAHQGKGYSTTLMTAFVQRMRDMGKKTIHLMCKDRHVALYTRMGYRYVQPSASDHGGMAWHEMVMEL; this is translated from the coding sequence ATGCCCGCCCTCACCCTGCGCAATGCCCTGCCCGCCGACGCCGCCCGCTGCTTTGAAATCGAAATCGGCGCCTACGAAGGCGATGAAGCCGCGACCCTGGAAAAAATCGCCACGCGCATTGCGCTGTACCCACAAGGTTTTCTGATTTTGGAGGCCGCTGGCGAAGTAGTGGGTTTCATCAATAGCGGCTGCGCCGATGAAGTGGTGATGTCTGACGAGGCGTTCAAGGAACTGGTGGGGCATTCGGCCGAGGCGCCAAATGTGGTGATCATGTCGGTGGTGGTTGACCCGGCACACCAGGGCAAAGGGTACTCCACGACGTTGATGACCGCGTTTGTGCAACGCATGCGCGACATGGGCAAAAAGACCATTCACTTGATGTGCAAGGACCGCCATGTAGCGTTGTACACGCGCATGGGCTATCGCTATGTGCAGCCGTCCGCGTCGGACCATGGCGGGATGGCGTGGCATGAGATGGTCATGGAGCTCTAA